Proteins from a single region of Anastrepha ludens isolate Willacy chromosome 5, idAnaLude1.1, whole genome shotgun sequence:
- the LOC128862703 gene encoding palmitoyltransferase ZDHHC23-B isoform X2 — MTDFFSYSQKEAYAEKDGNSDLCCCEYIDQENHRFHIIACCCNCEGFDKTFTDWITCRPVNQSHQRNMLLTFQDRLRIPWRGGAKQVTFGSIIPIFAIPLLISLAAINAYTCIVIFLACTIIMCYVYYYAQRNSLRTRFFSIWVVSSLVCLTLLFELTVPLLEVLPEENWALAALSLASLICFHQTYKRAILNHVDQNGGTNSGLLDVTDANMSEEEEIVQTALLLEHDLEVNSNQRNICSICGKCVPSRTAHCSVCNACIKRHDHHSYWLDCCIGESNHRFYVFGLVFGILALTLGADLTLTAVCHPFLVANILGLQILLPDDCSEVFDMYELGLAFVIAVYALLIAAYSTVILVRQIYFISRGVTLNEYYCLQNNI, encoded by the exons ATGACAGACTTTTTTTCATACAGTCAAAAAGAGGCATACGCTGAAAAGGATGGAAATTCAGATCTTTGTTGCTGTGAGTATATAGATCAGGAAAACCATCGTTTTCACATCATCGCCTGCTGTTGCAACTGTGAAGGTTTTGACAAGACTTTTACTGA cTGGATAACTTGTCGCCCCGTCAATCAGTCCCACCAACGCAATATGTTGTTAACATTTCAAGACAGACTACGTATTCCATGGCGTGGCGGAGCTAAACAAGTGACATTTGGTAGTATTATTCCCATATTTGCTATACCGCTTTTGATCAGCTTAGCGGCAATCAATGCATATACCTgcattgtaatatttttggCATGCACTATAATAATGTGTTATGTTTACTACTACGCACAGCGTAATTCATTGCGAACCCGCTTTTTCAGCATATGGGTGGTTTCCTCATTGGTCTGCTTGACACTGttatttgaattaactgttccgCTATTGGAGGTACTCCCAGAGGAGAATTGGGCTCTGGCCGCTCTTTCTCTTGCCTCATTGATTTGCTTTCATCAGACTTATAAACGCGCTATATTAAATCATGTCGATCAGAATGGAGGAACTAATAGTGGACTGCTCGACGTGACGGATGCAAACATGAGTGAGGAAGAAGAGATAGTACAAACTGCTTTGTTATTGGAACATGACTTGGAGGTTAATAGTAATCAAAGAAATATCTGTTCAATCTGCGGTAAATGTGTGCCATCACGCACTGCACATTGTTCAGTTTGTAATGCTTGTATTAAACGACATGATCATCACAGCTATTGGTTAGATTGCTGTATAGGTGAATCGAACCACCGTTTCTATGTTTTTGGATTGGTGTTTGGCATTTTGGCTCTAACATTGGGAGCTGATTTGACACTAACAGCGGTTTGTCATCCATTTTTAGTAGCAAATATATTAGGTCTGCAAATATTATTACCGGATGATTGCTCTGAAGTTTTTGACATGTATGA GTTGGGTTTAGCTTTTGTCATTGCTGTCTATGCCTTACTAATAGCTGCATACAGCACGGTTATACTTGTACggcaaatatatttcatatcgcGTGGAGTAACATTAAATGAAT ATTATTGCttacaaaataatatatag
- the LOC128862703 gene encoding palmitoyltransferase ZDHHC23-B isoform X3 — MTDFFSYSQKEAYAEKDGNSDLCCCEYIDQENHRFHIIACCCNCEGFDKTFTDWITCRPVNQSHQRNMLLTFQDRLRIPWRGGAKQVTFGSIIPIFAIPLLISLAAINAYTCIVIFLACTIIMCYVYYYAQRNSLRTRFFSIWVVSSLVCLTLLFELTVPLLEVLPEENWALAALSLASLICFHQTYKRAILNHVDQNGGTNSGLLDVTDANMSEEEEIVQTALLLEHDLEVNSNQRNICSICGKCVPSRTAHCSVCNACIKRHDHHSYWLDCCIGESNHRFYVFGLVFGILALTLGADLTLTAVCHPFLVANILGLQILLPDDCSEVFDMYELGLAFVIAVYALLIAAYSTVILVRQIYFISRGVTLNE, encoded by the exons ATGACAGACTTTTTTTCATACAGTCAAAAAGAGGCATACGCTGAAAAGGATGGAAATTCAGATCTTTGTTGCTGTGAGTATATAGATCAGGAAAACCATCGTTTTCACATCATCGCCTGCTGTTGCAACTGTGAAGGTTTTGACAAGACTTTTACTGA cTGGATAACTTGTCGCCCCGTCAATCAGTCCCACCAACGCAATATGTTGTTAACATTTCAAGACAGACTACGTATTCCATGGCGTGGCGGAGCTAAACAAGTGACATTTGGTAGTATTATTCCCATATTTGCTATACCGCTTTTGATCAGCTTAGCGGCAATCAATGCATATACCTgcattgtaatatttttggCATGCACTATAATAATGTGTTATGTTTACTACTACGCACAGCGTAATTCATTGCGAACCCGCTTTTTCAGCATATGGGTGGTTTCCTCATTGGTCTGCTTGACACTGttatttgaattaactgttccgCTATTGGAGGTACTCCCAGAGGAGAATTGGGCTCTGGCCGCTCTTTCTCTTGCCTCATTGATTTGCTTTCATCAGACTTATAAACGCGCTATATTAAATCATGTCGATCAGAATGGAGGAACTAATAGTGGACTGCTCGACGTGACGGATGCAAACATGAGTGAGGAAGAAGAGATAGTACAAACTGCTTTGTTATTGGAACATGACTTGGAGGTTAATAGTAATCAAAGAAATATCTGTTCAATCTGCGGTAAATGTGTGCCATCACGCACTGCACATTGTTCAGTTTGTAATGCTTGTATTAAACGACATGATCATCACAGCTATTGGTTAGATTGCTGTATAGGTGAATCGAACCACCGTTTCTATGTTTTTGGATTGGTGTTTGGCATTTTGGCTCTAACATTGGGAGCTGATTTGACACTAACAGCGGTTTGTCATCCATTTTTAGTAGCAAATATATTAGGTCTGCAAATATTATTACCGGATGATTGCTCTGAAGTTTTTGACATGTATGA GTTGGGTTTAGCTTTTGTCATTGCTGTCTATGCCTTACTAATAGCTGCATACAGCACGGTTATACTTGTACggcaaatatatttcatatcgcGTGGAGTAACATTAAATGAAT AA
- the LOC128862703 gene encoding palmitoyltransferase ZDHHC23-B isoform X1 gives MTDFFSYSQKEAYAEKDGNSDLCCCEYIDQENHRFHIIACCCNCEGFDKTFTDWITCRPVNQSHQRNMLLTFQDRLRIPWRGGAKQVTFGSIIPIFAIPLLISLAAINAYTCIVIFLACTIIMCYVYYYAQRNSLRTRFFSIWVVSSLVCLTLLFELTVPLLEVLPEENWALAALSLASLICFHQTYKRAILNHVDQNGGTNSGLLDVTDANMSEEEEIVQTALLLEHDLEVNSNQRNICSICGKCVPSRTAHCSVCNACIKRHDHHSYWLDCCIGESNHRFYVFGLVFGILALTLGADLTLTAVCHPFLVANILGLQILLPDDCSEVFDMYELGLAFVIAVYALLIAAYSTVILVRQIYFISRGVTLNECKRGLHGNNKTLKYNWKNFIF, from the exons ATGACAGACTTTTTTTCATACAGTCAAAAAGAGGCATACGCTGAAAAGGATGGAAATTCAGATCTTTGTTGCTGTGAGTATATAGATCAGGAAAACCATCGTTTTCACATCATCGCCTGCTGTTGCAACTGTGAAGGTTTTGACAAGACTTTTACTGA cTGGATAACTTGTCGCCCCGTCAATCAGTCCCACCAACGCAATATGTTGTTAACATTTCAAGACAGACTACGTATTCCATGGCGTGGCGGAGCTAAACAAGTGACATTTGGTAGTATTATTCCCATATTTGCTATACCGCTTTTGATCAGCTTAGCGGCAATCAATGCATATACCTgcattgtaatatttttggCATGCACTATAATAATGTGTTATGTTTACTACTACGCACAGCGTAATTCATTGCGAACCCGCTTTTTCAGCATATGGGTGGTTTCCTCATTGGTCTGCTTGACACTGttatttgaattaactgttccgCTATTGGAGGTACTCCCAGAGGAGAATTGGGCTCTGGCCGCTCTTTCTCTTGCCTCATTGATTTGCTTTCATCAGACTTATAAACGCGCTATATTAAATCATGTCGATCAGAATGGAGGAACTAATAGTGGACTGCTCGACGTGACGGATGCAAACATGAGTGAGGAAGAAGAGATAGTACAAACTGCTTTGTTATTGGAACATGACTTGGAGGTTAATAGTAATCAAAGAAATATCTGTTCAATCTGCGGTAAATGTGTGCCATCACGCACTGCACATTGTTCAGTTTGTAATGCTTGTATTAAACGACATGATCATCACAGCTATTGGTTAGATTGCTGTATAGGTGAATCGAACCACCGTTTCTATGTTTTTGGATTGGTGTTTGGCATTTTGGCTCTAACATTGGGAGCTGATTTGACACTAACAGCGGTTTGTCATCCATTTTTAGTAGCAAATATATTAGGTCTGCAAATATTATTACCGGATGATTGCTCTGAAGTTTTTGACATGTATGA GTTGGGTTTAGCTTTTGTCATTGCTGTCTATGCCTTACTAATAGCTGCATACAGCACGGTTATACTTGTACggcaaatatatttcatatcgcGTGGAGTAACATTAAATGAATGTAAGAGAGGGCTGCATGGAAATAATAAGACTCTAAAATACAACTGgaaaaactttatattttaG